A window of the Proteus terrae subsp. cibarius genome harbors these coding sequences:
- a CDS encoding DUF2569 domain-containing protein has product MKFDLKANTQNNLSGKAPITGWLLAPLAYMILSVIGSGLMSVLYIIKYFSDFSILHQLPFHLISSWYLSALTTWVMFSFTLYLLRQFFYRAKNFPRLFIFWLLINLLLAIKSFGFAPVDDQTALQSLLWSVFSTVCFVPYIKYSKRVRETFTQVR; this is encoded by the coding sequence ATGAAATTTGATCTCAAAGCAAACACGCAGAATAACCTTTCAGGAAAAGCGCCTATTACAGGGTGGTTGCTTGCGCCATTGGCTTATATGATCTTGTCAGTGATTGGTTCTGGGTTGATGTCTGTTTTGTATATTATTAAATATTTTTCAGACTTTTCGATCCTCCACCAGCTTCCTTTTCATTTGATCTCAAGTTGGTATCTCTCCGCGTTAACAACATGGGTAATGTTTAGTTTTACGCTTTATCTACTAAGACAATTTTTTTATCGCGCTAAAAACTTTCCGCGTCTGTTTATTTTTTGGTTACTTATCAACTTACTCTTAGCCATTAAGAGCTTTGGTTTTGCGCCTGTCGACGACCAAACAGCATTACAATCCCTTCTATGGTCTGTTTTCTCAACTGTCTGCTTTGTGCCTTATATCAAGTACTCTAAACGTGTTCGTGAAACTTTCACACAAGTTCGATAA
- a CDS encoding oxidoreductase — translation MAIKLNVGIIGYGYASKTFHAPLITTTEGLNLSAISSSDENKVKQDFPHITVYADPQALINDPSIDLVIIPTPNDTHYSLATLALEKGKHVIVDKPFTLTLEEAEKLTQQATDAGKLLSVFHNRRWDSGFLTVKKLLADKTLGEISAYEAHFDRFRPTVRQRWREDAGIGGGLWYDLAPHVLDQAVCLFGEPKAITADIAQLRPNAKNADYFHALLEYDNLRVVLHASMLVASPTPIFAIHGTKGSYVKYGLDTQEDALKAGYLPNQAYNWGRDSQDGELTTLSQSGELETTTLTTLSGDYPAYYQQIYRAITLGEENPVTPIQATAIMRLIEAGEISNRLKQTITL, via the coding sequence ATGGCAATTAAACTCAATGTTGGGATTATCGGATATGGTTATGCAAGTAAAACCTTTCATGCTCCGCTAATAACAACAACCGAAGGCTTAAATCTTAGTGCAATTTCAAGCTCTGATGAAAATAAAGTTAAACAAGATTTTCCTCACATTACGGTTTATGCAGACCCTCAAGCACTTATTAACGATCCCTCAATAGACTTAGTCATTATTCCAACGCCGAATGATACCCATTATTCACTGGCTACACTGGCTCTGGAAAAAGGTAAACATGTTATTGTTGATAAACCGTTTACATTGACGCTAGAAGAAGCAGAGAAATTGACTCAGCAAGCTACAGATGCCGGTAAACTCCTTTCTGTCTTTCATAATCGCCGTTGGGATTCTGGCTTCTTAACCGTTAAAAAACTTTTAGCGGATAAAACACTCGGTGAGATTAGTGCTTATGAAGCGCATTTTGACCGTTTTCGTCCAACCGTGCGCCAACGGTGGCGAGAAGATGCAGGTATAGGAGGGGGGCTTTGGTATGATTTAGCGCCCCATGTACTTGACCAAGCGGTTTGCCTTTTTGGTGAACCTAAGGCAATTACTGCTGATATTGCTCAATTACGCCCTAATGCAAAAAATGCCGATTACTTTCATGCACTATTAGAATATGACAATCTTAGAGTTGTCCTTCATGCCTCTATGCTCGTTGCTTCTCCAACACCTATCTTTGCTATTCATGGGACAAAAGGCAGTTATGTTAAATATGGCCTAGATACTCAAGAAGACGCCCTAAAAGCCGGCTATCTCCCTAATCAAGCTTATAATTGGGGAAGGGATAGTCAAGATGGTGAGTTAACAACACTGTCACAGTCTGGTGAGTTAGAGACAACCACACTCACTACACTTTCTGGTGATTACCCCGCTTACTATCAACAAATTTATCGTGCAATTACATTGGGTGAAGAAAACCCTGTTACGCCAATACAAGCAACAGCCATTATGCGTTTGATTGAAGCTGGCGAAATTTCTAATCGTTTAAAACAAACTATTACGCTATAA
- a CDS encoding bile acid:sodium symporter family protein, whose product MSWWQKLKLDPFLMIMICVVTLATLLPAQGDIKVLFQYLTTGAIALLFFLHGAKLSREAILAGLGHWRLHLTVFASTFILFPVLGLGLQVIVPEWMSPTVYMGFLYLCALPATVQSAIAFTSVAGGNVAAAICSASASSILGVFLSPVLVGFLMQTQGSADDFDTAGAIQSILLQLMVPFIIGHLSRPLIGRWVDKHKKLVNRTDRSSILLVVYVAFSEAVVEGIWHKIDGWSLLTIAIVSCILLAIVIFVNVYSARLLGFNKEDEITIVFCGSKKSLANGVPMANVLFPAATVGVMLLPLMIFHQIQLMVCAVLAQRYANQAKETEKK is encoded by the coding sequence ATGTCTTGGTGGCAAAAACTAAAACTTGATCCTTTTCTCATGATTATGATTTGTGTGGTGACGCTAGCAACGCTACTACCCGCACAAGGCGATATTAAAGTCCTGTTCCAATATCTTACAACTGGTGCGATAGCTCTGCTGTTCTTCTTGCATGGTGCCAAGCTTTCTAGAGAGGCGATATTGGCAGGGCTTGGGCATTGGCGTTTACATCTTACGGTATTTGCCAGTACCTTTATTCTTTTCCCTGTTTTAGGGCTAGGATTACAAGTTATTGTGCCTGAATGGATGTCACCGACTGTCTATATGGGTTTTTTATACCTTTGTGCGTTACCTGCAACAGTTCAATCTGCCATTGCTTTTACTTCTGTCGCTGGGGGAAATGTAGCTGCTGCTATTTGTAGTGCATCTGCATCCAGTATTCTTGGTGTTTTCCTTTCGCCGGTATTAGTTGGTTTTTTAATGCAAACACAAGGCTCTGCGGATGATTTCGACACGGCAGGGGCTATTCAATCAATCTTACTGCAACTGATGGTACCTTTTATAATTGGTCATTTATCACGACCTTTAATTGGTCGCTGGGTTGATAAACATAAAAAATTAGTTAATAGAACGGATCGCTCTTCTATTTTGCTGGTGGTTTATGTCGCATTTAGTGAGGCGGTTGTTGAAGGGATCTGGCATAAAATTGACGGTTGGTCGCTATTAACGATTGCAATAGTGAGCTGTATTTTGTTAGCGATTGTCATTTTTGTGAACGTATATAGTGCTAGATTGCTTGGTTTTAATAAAGAAGATGAAATCACCATTGTTTTTTGTGGTTCTAAAAAGAGCTTAGCAAATGGTGTCCCTATGGCGAATGTGTTATTTCCTGCAGCGACAGTTGGGGTAATGTTATTACCATTAATGATATTCCATCAGATCCAATTAATGGTTTGTGCTGTGTTAGCACAGCGCTACGCTAATCAAGCTAAAGAAACTGAAAAGAAATAA
- the add gene encoding adenosine deaminase — protein MIDTQLPLTDLHRHLDGNIRPQTILELAKQHNIALPAYELEALRPHVQITKNEPSLVSFLQKLDWGVAVLADLDACHRVAYENVVDVVNAGIDYAELRFSPYYMAMKHQLPVEGVVEAIVDGVQSALQSHDVDIRLIGILSRTFGENACQQELNGLLKHQDKITALDLAGDELGFPGHLFQPHFNRARDTGWNITVHAGEAAGAESIWHAINELGASRIGHGVKAIEDPRLMDYLAEHQIGIESCLTSNIQTSTINSLAEHPLKKFLEHGIIASLNTDDPAVEGIELKHEYTVAAPAAGLTPEQIRQTQINGLKMAFISQAERDALIKKVSSR, from the coding sequence GTGATTGACACACAGTTGCCTTTAACCGATTTACATCGCCATTTAGATGGTAATATCCGTCCTCAAACAATTCTAGAGTTAGCAAAACAGCATAATATTGCGCTACCAGCTTATGAATTAGAAGCATTGCGCCCTCATGTGCAAATCACAAAGAATGAGCCAAGTCTTGTTAGCTTTTTACAAAAATTGGATTGGGGGGTGGCGGTTTTAGCCGACTTAGATGCATGTCATCGTGTTGCTTATGAAAACGTGGTGGATGTAGTTAATGCAGGTATTGATTACGCTGAACTGCGTTTTTCTCCTTACTATATGGCAATGAAACATCAACTTCCTGTCGAAGGTGTAGTGGAGGCTATTGTTGATGGTGTACAGAGTGCATTGCAATCTCACGATGTAGACATTCGTTTAATCGGTATTTTAAGCCGTACCTTTGGTGAAAATGCCTGCCAACAAGAACTCAATGGTTTACTAAAACATCAAGATAAAATTACTGCGCTTGATTTAGCGGGTGATGAATTAGGTTTCCCAGGTCATTTATTCCAACCTCATTTTAATCGTGCTCGTGATACAGGCTGGAATATTACTGTTCACGCAGGTGAAGCTGCGGGGGCAGAAAGCATTTGGCATGCGATTAATGAATTAGGCGCAAGTCGTATCGGTCATGGTGTTAAAGCTATTGAAGATCCACGTTTAATGGACTACCTCGCAGAGCATCAAATTGGGATTGAGTCTTGTTTAACGTCGAATATTCAAACCAGTACCATCAATTCGTTAGCAGAGCATCCTTTAAAAAAATTTTTAGAGCATGGCATTATTGCATCGCTTAACACAGATGATCCTGCGGTTGAAGGCATTGAATTAAAACACGAATATACCGTTGCGGCACCGGCAGCTGGATTAACGCCAGAGCAAATCCGTCAGACACAGATTAATGGCTTAAAAATGGCATTTATTAGCCAAGCAGAACGTGACGCATTAATTAAGAAAGTCAGCTCACGTTGA
- a CDS encoding VWA domain-containing protein — MNENSDLNIEKRNNKIKNLLASKLLPPSVENNLTYGSQVVTGDGAIALDLVVVIDTSGSMSDESSDLSKEVDVAIQEASEKCPSKLRVTFLGIEGTWDDTKFDQSASDYLKALGVPENRLQARKPFKEADGRDHAGNKEDLCRAVIDLSKYFDWRDGARRAIFVLGDEGMEGGGGVLTDAAERKNNEAIAVAQHEKVKVYTYQGTPDDRMTNLDRFPSIADRDSITKEYVRLAKQTGGRSYIYTTGIAKFSLVLQEILCDSLTPPNIPKPHEKETNCSHVCDQLTSIISTVNTLAGIINKTIDSCCKDEWSNHHLPAKDCDC, encoded by the coding sequence ATGAATGAGAATTCTGATTTAAATATTGAAAAAAGAAATAATAAAATTAAAAATCTGTTGGCTTCAAAATTACTTCCTCCTTCAGTAGAAAATAATCTTACTTATGGTTCTCAAGTCGTTACTGGCGATGGTGCGATTGCGTTAGATTTAGTTGTTGTTATTGATACAAGTGGTTCAATGTCTGATGAATCCTCGGATTTGAGCAAAGAAGTTGATGTAGCAATACAAGAAGCGTCAGAAAAATGTCCATCAAAACTTCGGGTCACATTTTTAGGTATAGAAGGCACATGGGATGACACTAAATTTGATCAATCAGCCAGTGATTATTTAAAAGCGCTGGGTGTTCCTGAGAATCGTTTACAGGCAAGAAAGCCGTTTAAAGAGGCTGACGGCCGTGATCATGCGGGTAATAAAGAGGATTTATGTCGTGCTGTGATTGATTTAAGTAAGTACTTTGATTGGCGTGATGGTGCGCGTCGTGCCATTTTTGTGTTGGGCGATGAAGGCATGGAAGGTGGCGGTGGTGTTCTTACTGATGCTGCGGAGAGAAAAAATAATGAAGCGATTGCTGTTGCTCAGCACGAGAAAGTTAAAGTGTACACTTACCAAGGTACGCCTGATGATAGAATGACTAATTTAGATCGTTTCCCAAGTATTGCGGATAGAGACAGTATTACAAAAGAGTATGTACGCTTAGCGAAGCAAACAGGAGGGCGTTCTTATATCTATACAACAGGTATTGCTAAGTTTTCATTAGTATTGCAAGAGATCCTCTGTGATAGCTTAACTCCGCCTAATATTCCTAAACCCCATGAGAAAGAGACCAATTGTAGCCACGTTTGTGATCAATTAACCTCGATTATTTCAACAGTAAATACACTTGCAGGAATAATTAATAAAACCATTGATTCTTGCTGTAAAGATGAATGGAGCAATCATCACCTTCCGGCTAAAGATTGTGATTGTTAA
- a CDS encoding YdgA family protein, with protein MKKSLVAVGVIVALGVVWTGASWYMGSKIESRLQEETKLANVQLAQLAKNAQFGADVKLEIRDYKKGVFTSNADFAVVISQDASDADQEKKVEEVVFSTDIDHGPFPLSDLAKFNLAPKLAAMNNTLVNNNTTKDLFKLTKEKSIFNVHTSLAFDGSVSGDATLNPIDFTENGGTVKTTPLTVEFSSDKNATNFSTKIKGDQVVVTKDGEETFTIKNISGAIAGTKVNNDQYLFNEQLLSFAEIAHTSKDKASDFSLKDFSLTTKSDIKDKLFNISQTYYFKSLNVAGLEFGAGKFGYSIDKADPDAMLLLTKVYNNSLLPWNKNHFDNSEMVEQAVRDVLEKGLVFRIDEASLTNKSGASKLTFNLDLNAFNVKVLENQEKSPAELFNYLFKNIDFNVDLSLPMLAEFRNTTQYLDAARYQETALTDAEKKEIEVATATDIEQLKTELQQNINQISQDEKDALPLMLLAQDGNTLSMKLNYAADKFTMNGKTYTFDEFMDVTQAPQMLGLAAMLFGMGASSYDYDDSDYSEDGYQEEMTEDPAIIEEQEILIPEQQPAQ; from the coding sequence ATGAAGAAATCGCTTGTCGCTGTTGGTGTTATCGTCGCACTCGGTGTTGTTTGGACTGGTGCGTCATGGTACATGGGCAGCAAAATTGAAAGTCGCTTACAGGAAGAAACGAAACTAGCTAATGTCCAATTAGCGCAACTTGCTAAAAATGCACAATTTGGTGCTGATGTTAAACTTGAAATTCGTGACTATAAGAAAGGGGTTTTTACCTCTAATGCAGACTTTGCTGTCGTGATTTCACAAGATGCTAGTGATGCAGACCAAGAGAAAAAAGTAGAAGAAGTTGTCTTCTCTACTGATATTGACCATGGTCCATTCCCTCTTTCTGATCTGGCTAAATTTAATTTGGCGCCAAAATTAGCAGCAATGAATAATACGTTGGTTAATAACAACACAACAAAAGATTTATTCAAGCTAACTAAAGAAAAATCTATTTTTAACGTTCACACCTCTTTAGCTTTCGATGGCTCTGTATCGGGTGATGCAACATTAAATCCTATCGATTTTACTGAAAATGGTGGCACAGTTAAAACAACACCATTAACTGTTGAATTCTCATCAGATAAAAATGCAACAAACTTTTCAACCAAAATTAAAGGTGATCAAGTTGTTGTGACTAAAGATGGTGAAGAAACCTTCACAATCAAGAATATTTCTGGTGCTATTGCTGGAACAAAAGTTAATAACGATCAATACCTATTTAATGAACAGTTATTAAGTTTTGCTGAAATTGCTCATACCAGTAAAGACAAAGCATCTGATTTCTCACTGAAAGATTTTTCTCTTACAACAAAAAGTGATATCAAAGATAAGCTCTTTAATATCTCTCAAACTTATTACTTTAAGTCACTGAATGTTGCTGGACTCGAATTTGGTGCAGGTAAATTTGGCTATTCGATTGATAAAGCTGATCCTGATGCAATGTTGTTATTAACCAAAGTTTATAACAACTCATTGTTACCATGGAATAAAAACCATTTTGATAATTCAGAAATGGTTGAACAAGCCGTTCGTGATGTTCTGGAGAAAGGCTTAGTTTTCCGTATCGATGAAGCGTCTTTAACCAATAAAAGTGGCGCAAGTAAGTTAACCTTTAACTTAGATTTAAATGCTTTTAACGTTAAGGTTTTAGAAAACCAAGAGAAATCACCAGCAGAGTTATTTAACTATCTGTTTAAAAACATTGATTTCAATGTTGATTTATCTCTTCCAATGTTAGCTGAATTCCGTAATACCACTCAATATCTTGATGCGGCTCGTTACCAAGAAACCGCATTAACCGATGCTGAGAAAAAAGAGATCGAAGTAGCAACAGCTACTGATATTGAGCAGTTAAAAACTGAATTACAACAAAATATCAATCAAATCTCTCAAGATGAAAAAGATGCATTACCACTGATGTTACTTGCACAAGACGGTAATACATTAAGCATGAAACTGAACTATGCTGCTGATAAATTTACCATGAATGGTAAAACCTATACTTTTGATGAGTTTATGGATGTCACTCAAGCTCCTCAAATGTTAGGTTTAGCTGCAATGTTATTCGGTATGGGCGCATCATCTTATGATTACGATGACTCTGATTATTCAGAAGATGGTTATCAAGAAGAGATGACTGAAGATCCAGCGATTATCGAAGAGCAAGAAATCTTAATTCCTGAGCAACAACCAGCGCAATAA
- the fumC gene encoding class II fumarate hydratase: MAATRIEKDSMGQIEVPADQLWGAQTQRSLEHFRISVEKMPVALIHALAITKKAAAGVNMDLGLLPKERADAIIAAADEVLAGKHPTEFPLAIWQTGSGTQSNMNMNEVLANRGSEILGGIRGMERKIHPNDDVNKSQSSNDVFPTAMHVAAVIALRQDLLPELKSLLKVFKEKAEAFHDIVKIGRTHLQDATPLTLGQEISGWAAMLEHSIKHIDDSVPHVCELALGGTAVGTGLNTHPEYAVRVAKRIAELSGQPFVTAPNKFEALATCDALVHSHGALKGLAASLMKIANDVRWLASGPRCGIGEIAIPENEPGSSIMPGKVNPTQCEALTMLCAQVMGNDVAINIGGASGNFELNVYRPMIIDNFLQSVRLLADGMRSFNEHCAIGIEPNRERINKLLHESLMLVTALNTHIGYDKAAEIAKKAHKEGLTLKESALKLNYLTSEEFDSWVRPEDMVGSMKK, from the coding sequence ATGGCAGCCACTCGCATTGAAAAAGACTCAATGGGACAAATCGAAGTACCAGCTGACCAGTTATGGGGAGCTCAAACGCAGCGTTCTCTTGAACACTTCCGTATTTCAGTTGAAAAAATGCCTGTTGCACTTATCCATGCGCTTGCTATTACGAAGAAAGCAGCCGCTGGTGTTAACATGGATTTAGGTTTATTACCAAAAGAGCGCGCTGATGCAATTATCGCAGCTGCAGATGAAGTGCTTGCAGGTAAACACCCAACTGAATTCCCATTAGCAATCTGGCAGACCGGTTCTGGCACTCAATCAAACATGAATATGAATGAAGTGTTGGCTAACCGTGGTAGTGAGATACTTGGTGGTATCCGTGGCATGGAACGCAAAATCCATCCGAATGATGATGTTAACAAAAGTCAGAGTTCAAATGATGTGTTCCCAACTGCCATGCATGTCGCTGCTGTTATTGCATTACGTCAGGATTTACTGCCAGAATTAAAATCACTGCTGAAAGTATTCAAAGAGAAAGCAGAAGCTTTCCATGACATCGTTAAAATTGGTCGTACTCACCTGCAAGATGCGACACCACTGACATTAGGTCAAGAAATCTCCGGTTGGGCTGCTATGCTTGAGCACAGCATCAAACATATCGATGATTCCGTTCCTCATGTTTGTGAATTAGCGCTAGGTGGTACAGCAGTGGGGACGGGATTAAATACCCATCCAGAATATGCTGTTCGTGTTGCTAAGCGTATTGCTGAATTATCAGGCCAGCCTTTTGTAACGGCTCCTAATAAATTTGAAGCATTAGCAACTTGTGATGCATTAGTTCATTCACATGGTGCATTAAAAGGTTTAGCTGCTTCATTAATGAAGATTGCTAACGATGTGCGTTGGTTAGCTTCTGGTCCTCGTTGTGGTATTGGCGAAATCGCTATTCCAGAAAACGAACCAGGTAGTTCAATCATGCCAGGTAAAGTTAACCCAACACAATGTGAAGCATTAACGATGTTATGTGCTCAAGTGATGGGTAACGATGTTGCTATTAATATTGGTGGTGCATCAGGTAACTTTGAACTGAACGTTTATCGTCCAATGATCATTGATAACTTCTTACAATCAGTCCGTTTACTGGCTGATGGTATGCGTAGTTTCAATGAGCATTGTGCAATTGGTATTGAACCAAACCGTGAGCGTATCAATAAACTACTGCATGAATCATTAATGCTAGTGACTGCGTTAAATACTCATATCGGTTACGATAAAGCCGCTGAAATCGCGAAAAAAGCGCATAAAGAAGGTTTAACGCTAAAAGAATCCGCACTGAAACTGAACTACCTTACATCGGAAGAGTTCGATAGCTGGGTACGTCCAGAAGATATGGTTGGTAGCATGAAAAAATAA
- the tus gene encoding DNA replication terminus site-binding protein: protein MSRYDLIEQFNLCFQQLETEIKTLTDVLKNLTLLPSAVFELPEVSKEEEHDEVVRVTVSPCYDEEARDLTLKLIANLFIYDNAPHISSKRAIRLPGVLCFSTDNQTFKSVKKHVEKINLLKKRLSDIVTKEPGISKEERFDFVHNQLKGLITLNAYRTLTLLSDPDTVRFGWANKNIIKNLTRNDVLAQLEKSREANRAVPPYTSEQWAERIDKEIITLSQLPENAKLKIKRPVKVQPIARVWYSELQKQVQYACPLPLLAFYIDKESNFKPVIGELPDYDAENIQIRHRPKAKKLQLIIPRMHLYIEE from the coding sequence ATGAGTCGATATGATTTAATTGAGCAATTCAATCTCTGTTTTCAGCAATTAGAAACTGAGATTAAAACGCTAACTGATGTGTTGAAAAATCTAACTTTATTGCCATCAGCCGTATTTGAATTGCCTGAAGTGAGCAAAGAAGAAGAACATGATGAGGTTGTTCGCGTTACAGTGTCACCCTGTTATGATGAAGAAGCTAGAGATCTCACTTTAAAGTTAATAGCGAATCTCTTTATTTATGACAATGCCCCACACATCAGTAGTAAACGCGCTATCCGTTTACCCGGTGTACTCTGTTTTAGTACGGATAATCAAACTTTTAAGTCTGTAAAAAAACACGTTGAGAAAATTAATTTATTAAAAAAACGGCTTTCAGATATTGTCACTAAAGAGCCTGGCATATCGAAGGAAGAGCGTTTTGATTTTGTCCATAATCAACTAAAAGGGTTAATTACGCTGAATGCTTATCGTACCCTCACCCTTTTGTCTGATCCTGATACTGTGCGTTTTGGTTGGGCAAATAAGAATATTATTAAGAATTTAACGCGTAACGATGTTTTGGCTCAATTAGAAAAAAGTCGCGAAGCCAATCGTGCAGTGCCTCCTTACACTAGTGAACAATGGGCTGAACGTATTGATAAAGAGATCATTACCCTTTCACAATTACCTGAAAATGCAAAACTAAAAATAAAGCGTCCTGTCAAAGTGCAACCTATTGCTCGTGTTTGGTATTCAGAACTTCAAAAACAAGTACAATATGCGTGTCCCTTGCCTTTATTAGCTTTCTATATTGATAAAGAGAGCAACTTTAAACCTGTTATTGGCGAGCTTCCTGATTATGATGCCGAGAATATTCAAATTCGCCATCGCCCTAAAGCTAAAAAGCTACAATTAATTATTCCAAGAATGCATTTGTACATTGAAGAATAG
- a CDS encoding MFS transporter has translation MDTHEIDSKSMSLGTDISDNTSSIEKPAHRQSNPKHYIQRDDALYIKVTVSFFMVGLATFALLYFVQPILPVLSNEFSVSPATSSLALSLSTALMACGLLITGPLSDAFGRKNVMVIALFCAAFFTLLSATMNSWTGILITRALVGLSLSGVAAVAMTYLSEEIHPAYLALSMGLYISGNSIGGMSGRVITGVLSDYYSWRLSVVILGIFALFAAITFWKILPASQHFRPTALKPRNLLITTKLHFRDKGLPLLFIEGGLLMGGFVTLFNYIGYRLLDAPYSLSQTTVGLISIVYLSGTYSASKAGLLTTKYGLGKIFIAGISMMLIGILITLIESLPVIFIGMLILTTGFFAAHAVASSWVGRRAKRGRAQASSLYLFTYYAGSSLAGTVGGLFWVSFGWLGVGLFIALLMLIALLIALHLNKVAQ, from the coding sequence ATGGATACTCACGAAATAGACAGTAAAAGTATGAGCTTAGGCACTGATATTTCAGACAATACATCAAGTATAGAAAAGCCTGCTCATCGCCAATCTAACCCTAAGCACTATATTCAGCGTGATGATGCGCTGTATATAAAAGTGACAGTGTCATTTTTTATGGTCGGTTTAGCGACATTCGCCTTACTCTATTTTGTGCAACCCATATTGCCGGTGTTATCTAACGAATTTTCCGTCAGCCCTGCGACCAGTAGTCTAGCGCTCTCCCTTTCAACCGCTTTAATGGCGTGTGGATTATTGATTACAGGCCCACTGTCAGACGCTTTTGGGCGTAAGAATGTCATGGTCATTGCATTGTTTTGCGCTGCATTTTTTACATTATTAAGTGCAACTATGAATAGCTGGACAGGTATTTTAATTACACGGGCTTTAGTTGGACTTTCATTAAGTGGTGTAGCCGCAGTGGCAATGACGTATTTAAGTGAAGAAATTCATCCTGCTTATCTCGCATTATCAATGGGTTTATATATTAGTGGTAACTCTATTGGGGGAATGAGCGGCCGCGTTATTACAGGGGTATTAAGTGATTATTATTCTTGGCGTTTATCTGTTGTTATTCTCGGCATTTTTGCCCTTTTTGCTGCAATTACTTTCTGGAAGATATTACCTGCTTCACAGCACTTTAGACCAACAGCATTAAAACCTCGTAATCTTCTTATTACCACTAAATTGCATTTTAGAGATAAAGGACTGCCTTTGTTATTTATTGAAGGTGGTTTATTGATGGGCGGTTTTGTCACTTTATTTAACTATATTGGCTATCGGTTATTAGATGCACCCTATTCGTTAAGTCAAACCACAGTGGGACTAATTTCTATCGTCTATTTAAGCGGCACTTATAGTGCATCCAAAGCGGGCTTATTAACGACTAAATATGGATTAGGCAAAATCTTTATTGCTGGGATCTCAATGATGTTAATCGGCATATTGATCACCTTAATTGAATCCCTACCCGTTATTTTTATTGGAATGCTTATCTTAACGACAGGTTTCTTTGCTGCACATGCTGTTGCAAGTAGTTGGGTTGGTCGTCGTGCTAAACGAGGACGCGCCCAAGCATCTTCACTCTATCTCTTTACTTACTATGCAGGTTCTAGCCTTGCAGGAACAGTGGGTGGCTTATTCTGGGTGAGCTTCGGTTGGCTGGGTGTAGGTTTATTTATTGCCCTTTTAATGTTAATTGCTTTATTAATCGCATTACACTTAAACAAAGTTGCCCAATAA
- a CDS encoding LysR family transcriptional regulator, with protein sequence MNIELRHLRYFIAVAEELHFGKAAERLNISQPPLSQQIQALEGEIGARLLERTNRSVSLTPAGQMFLKESYQIMAQVNAAATRAARMEKGELGEISIGFTSTTPFMHLVTLSLRQFRENYPEVGIHMHQMNTKQQISPLLTGRIDLGIMRNTTLPENLHHQLLFREPFILAVYEGHPLLAYKEMGVNIQDIGQYPFVFFERDVGTALYDEIIQLLSLSGITPTIAQEAGEAMTILGLVAAGLGISIVTKSFTRMKVDGVHYLHFANSQAFSEVWLVSHNKRAIPAAANRLTQLLLKNILDHQKS encoded by the coding sequence ATGAATATTGAACTTAGGCATTTACGTTACTTTATTGCCGTAGCAGAAGAGCTTCATTTTGGTAAAGCCGCAGAAAGATTAAACATTTCTCAGCCTCCTTTAAGCCAACAAATACAAGCACTTGAAGGTGAAATAGGCGCTAGGCTATTAGAACGAACTAACCGTTCTGTTTCGTTAACACCTGCAGGACAAATGTTTTTAAAAGAGTCGTATCAAATTATGGCGCAGGTCAACGCAGCCGCAACACGTGCCGCTAGAATGGAAAAAGGTGAGTTAGGTGAAATTTCAATTGGTTTTACCTCAACGACACCTTTTATGCATTTAGTCACCTTGAGTTTGCGACAATTTAGAGAGAACTATCCTGAAGTCGGTATTCATATGCATCAAATGAATACAAAACAACAGATATCGCCGTTACTGACAGGACGTATTGATCTGGGGATCATGCGAAACACGACGTTACCCGAAAATTTGCACCACCAGCTATTGTTTCGTGAGCCTTTTATTTTAGCGGTTTATGAAGGGCATCCTTTACTTGCTTACAAAGAAATGGGCGTTAATATTCAAGATATTGGGCAATATCCTTTTGTTTTCTTTGAAAGAGATGTTGGTACGGCTCTTTATGATGAGATTATTCAATTGCTTAGTTTGTCAGGGATTACGCCAACTATTGCACAAGAAGCGGGTGAAGCCATGACGATTTTAGGACTGGTTGCCGCAGGGCTTGGTATTTCGATCGTGACAAAATCATTTACGCGAATGAAAGTCGATGGTGTGCATTATCTACACTTTGCAAATTCTCAGGCGTTTTCTGAGGTTTGGCTAGTTTCTCATAATAAGCGAGCCATTCCAGCGGCAGCGAATCGATTAACGCAATTACTATTAAAAAATATCTTAGATCACCAAAAATCTTGA